The Vallicoccus soli genome window below encodes:
- the paaI gene encoding hydroxyphenylacetyl-CoA thioesterase PaaI has product MPVTEDQALAEASVQRLHDADAVAHDLGIELLAVGPGTATTRMRVVPTMANGHGLTHGGYVFLLADTAFAYACNSGGRDTVASGGDIEFLEPSRPGDELVAEAQERVLRGRGGLYDVRVTSGGRVVAELRGRSRALRREGGA; this is encoded by the coding sequence GTGCCGGTCACCGAGGACCAGGCCCTGGCGGAGGCGAGCGTGCAGCGCCTGCACGACGCCGACGCGGTCGCCCACGACCTCGGCATCGAGCTGCTGGCCGTCGGGCCGGGCACCGCGACGACCCGCATGCGCGTCGTGCCGACGATGGCGAACGGGCACGGGCTGACCCACGGCGGCTACGTGTTCCTGCTCGCCGACACCGCGTTCGCCTACGCCTGCAACAGCGGGGGCCGCGACACGGTGGCCTCCGGCGGCGACATCGAGTTCCTGGAGCCGTCGCGGCCTGGTGACGAGCTGGTCGCCGAGGCGCAGGAGCGGGTGCTGCGCGGGCGCGGCGGGCTGTACGACGTGCGGGTGACGAGCGGCGGCCGCGTGGTCGCCGAGCTCCGCGGGCGCAGCCGCGCCCTGCGGCGGGAGGGCGGGGCATGA
- a CDS encoding TetR/AcrR family transcriptional regulator, translating into MAPERPRTPYDAASLVALAADVFTRRGYDGTSISDLARAAGLTKSSIYHHVEGKEHLLRLALERALDPLFAVLDEPQAREGAALARLEHVLRRQVEVLVRELPYVTLLLRVRGNTETERWALQRRREFDAVVAGLAREAAAEGDLRSDLDAALVARLVAGMTNSVVEWYRPAGQRAERGTRPGVQHLADTVVHLALDGWRAR; encoded by the coding sequence ATGGCACCCGAGCGCCCCCGCACGCCGTACGACGCCGCGTCCCTCGTCGCGCTGGCGGCGGACGTCTTCACCCGGCGCGGGTACGACGGCACGAGCATCAGCGACCTCGCCCGCGCGGCCGGCCTCACCAAGTCGTCGATCTACCACCACGTCGAGGGCAAGGAGCACCTGCTCCGCCTCGCCCTGGAGCGCGCGCTCGACCCGCTCTTCGCGGTGCTCGACGAGCCGCAGGCCCGCGAGGGGGCCGCCCTCGCGCGGCTCGAGCACGTCCTGCGCCGGCAGGTCGAGGTCCTCGTGCGCGAGCTGCCGTACGTGACGCTGCTCCTGCGGGTCCGCGGCAACACCGAGACCGAGCGCTGGGCGCTGCAGCGCCGGCGCGAGTTCGACGCCGTCGTCGCCGGCCTCGCCCGCGAGGCGGCGGCCGAGGGCGACCTGCGCTCGGACCTGGACGCCGCCCTCGTCGCCCGGCTCGTCGCGGGCATGACCAACTCGGTCGTGGAGTGGTACCGCCCCGCCGGCCAGCGCGCCGAGCGCGGCACCCGTCCCGGCGTCCAGCACCTCGCCGACACCGTCGTGCACCTCGCCCTGGACGGCTGGCGGGCCCGGTAG
- the paaA gene encoding 1,2-phenylacetyl-CoA epoxidase subunit PaaA codes for MVAADERVEPRDWMPEAYRRTLVRQIAQHAHSEIIGMQPEGNWVTRAPSLRRKAILLAKVQDEAGHGLYLYSAAETLGVDRAELLDLLHAGRQKYSSIFNYPTLTWADMGAIGWLVDGAAIVNQVPITRCSYGPYARAMVRICKEESFHQRQGFEVLHHLSHGTPEQHAMAQDAVDRWWWPSLMMFGPPDDRSPNSARSMAWRIKRFSNDELRQRFVDMAVPQAQALGLTLPDPDLRWDEEAGHWRYGPIDWDEFARVLTGDGPCNAQRLEHRVRAHEDGAWVREAATAYAQKQAARARAAA; via the coding sequence ATGGTCGCGGCGGACGAGCGGGTCGAGCCCAGGGACTGGATGCCGGAGGCGTACCGCAGGACGCTGGTGCGTCAGATCGCCCAGCACGCGCACTCGGAGATCATCGGCATGCAGCCCGAGGGGAACTGGGTGACCCGCGCGCCGAGCCTGCGCCGCAAGGCGATCCTGCTGGCCAAGGTGCAGGACGAGGCGGGGCACGGGCTCTACCTCTACAGCGCCGCCGAGACCCTCGGCGTCGACCGCGCGGAGCTGCTCGACCTGCTGCACGCCGGGAGGCAGAAGTACTCCTCGATCTTCAACTACCCGACGCTCACGTGGGCCGACATGGGCGCCATCGGCTGGCTGGTGGACGGGGCGGCGATCGTCAACCAGGTGCCGATCACGCGGTGCTCGTACGGCCCCTACGCCCGCGCCATGGTCCGCATCTGCAAGGAGGAGTCCTTCCACCAGCGGCAGGGCTTCGAGGTCCTCCACCACCTGTCGCACGGCACGCCCGAGCAGCACGCGATGGCGCAGGACGCCGTCGACCGCTGGTGGTGGCCGTCGCTCATGATGTTCGGCCCGCCGGACGACCGGTCGCCGAACAGCGCGCGGTCGATGGCCTGGCGCATCAAGCGGTTCAGCAACGACGAGCTGCGCCAGCGGTTCGTGGACATGGCCGTGCCGCAGGCGCAGGCGCTCGGGCTCACGCTGCCCGACCCCGACCTGCGGTGGGACGAGGAGGCCGGCCACTGGCGGTACGGCCCCATCGACTGGGACGAGTTCGCCCGCGTCCTCACCGGCGACGGGCCGTGCAACGCCCAGCGGCTCGAGCACCGGGTGCGCGCGCACGAGGACGGTGCCTGGGTGCGCGAGGCCGCGACGGCGTACGCCCAGAAGCAGGCCGCGCGGGCCCGGGCGGCGGCATGA
- the paaB gene encoding 1,2-phenylacetyl-CoA epoxidase subunit PaaB, whose product MSTPEVRAEGGHGAVPVDGVATGAQAPTPASRRDWPLWEVFVRGRRGLAHTHVGSLHAPDAPMALRNARDLYTRRQEGVSLWVVPSASVTASSPDERDPFFAPAADKPYRHPTFYEVPDGVQHL is encoded by the coding sequence ATGAGCACCCCGGAGGTGCGGGCCGAGGGCGGGCACGGCGCGGTGCCGGTGGACGGCGTCGCGACGGGCGCGCAGGCGCCGACGCCGGCGTCGCGGCGCGACTGGCCGCTGTGGGAGGTCTTCGTGCGCGGGCGCCGCGGCCTGGCCCATACGCACGTCGGCAGCCTGCACGCCCCCGACGCGCCGATGGCGCTGCGCAACGCCCGCGACCTCTACACCCGGCGGCAGGAGGGCGTGTCGCTCTGGGTCGTCCCGTCCGCGTCGGTCACGGCGTCGAGCCCGGACGAGCGCGACCCGTTCTTCGCGCCGGCCGCGGACAAGCCGTACCGGCACCCGACCTTCTACGAGGTGCCAGACGGGGTGCAGCACCTGTGA
- the paaC gene encoding 1,2-phenylacetyl-CoA epoxidase subunit PaaC, with product MSAAVVTAEVAYVLRLADDALVLAQRLAGQLTRAPQLEEDVALSNIALDLLGQARPLLTRAGELEGAGRSEDDLAYLREERAFLNCQLVEVPERDFAETIARQLLFSCYQLPLYRVLATSTDEVVAGVAEKGAKEVDYHRDHAVQWTLRLGDGTDESHRRMQAALERLWPYADELFESDDVTRAAAASGLGVDPAGLRAGWDADVDAVLAEATLTRPQPVRRATGGRRGVHTEAMGYLLAEMQHLHRSHPGATW from the coding sequence GTGAGCGCGGCGGTGGTGACGGCCGAGGTCGCGTACGTCCTGCGCCTCGCCGACGACGCGCTCGTCCTCGCCCAGCGCCTGGCCGGCCAGCTCACCCGGGCGCCGCAGCTCGAGGAGGACGTCGCGCTGTCGAACATCGCGCTCGACCTGCTCGGGCAGGCGCGCCCCCTGCTCACCCGCGCGGGCGAGCTGGAGGGTGCCGGGCGGAGCGAGGACGACCTCGCGTACCTCCGCGAGGAGAGGGCTTTCCTCAACTGCCAGCTCGTCGAGGTGCCGGAGCGCGACTTCGCCGAGACCATCGCCCGGCAGCTGCTGTTCTCCTGCTACCAGCTCCCGCTCTACCGCGTCCTCGCGACGAGCACCGACGAGGTGGTGGCGGGCGTGGCGGAGAAGGGCGCGAAGGAGGTCGACTACCACCGCGACCACGCCGTGCAGTGGACGCTCCGGCTGGGCGACGGCACCGACGAGAGCCACCGGCGGATGCAGGCGGCCCTGGAGCGGCTGTGGCCGTACGCGGACGAGCTGTTCGAGAGCGACGACGTGACCCGCGCGGCGGCCGCGAGCGGCCTCGGCGTCGACCCGGCCGGGCTGCGCGCCGGCTGGGACGCCGACGTCGACGCCGTCCTCGCGGAGGCGACGCTGACCCGCCCGCAGCCGGTGCGCCGGGCGACGGGTGGCCGGCGGGGTGTGCACACCGAGGCGATGGGCTACCTGCTCGCGGAGATGCAGCACCTGCACCGCTCGCACCCGGGGGCGACGTGGTGA
- the paaD gene encoding 1,2-phenylacetyl-CoA epoxidase subunit PaaD: MTVAALDVERARAVAGGVPDPEVPVLTIADLGVLRAVEEDGGRLRVTVTPTYSGCPAMDAIRDDVVRALAAEGFGDVEVVTVLSPAWTTAWMSDEGRRKLAAYGIAPPQRRADGPVLVALSVRCPQCGSPRTRELARFGSTSCKALRQCEDCREPFDHFKDH, translated from the coding sequence GTGACGGTCGCGGCGCTCGACGTCGAGCGTGCCCGCGCGGTCGCCGGCGGCGTGCCCGACCCCGAGGTGCCCGTGCTGACCATCGCCGACCTCGGCGTCCTGCGCGCCGTCGAGGAGGACGGCGGGCGCCTGCGGGTGACCGTGACGCCCACCTACTCCGGCTGCCCGGCCATGGACGCCATCCGCGACGACGTGGTGCGCGCGCTCGCCGCCGAGGGCTTCGGCGACGTCGAGGTCGTCACGGTGCTGAGCCCGGCCTGGACGACGGCGTGGATGAGCGACGAGGGGCGGCGCAAGCTGGCCGCGTACGGCATCGCCCCGCCGCAGCGGCGCGCGGACGGTCCCGTCCTCGTCGCGCTGTCCGTGCGCTGCCCCCAGTGCGGCTCCCCCCGCACCCGCGAGCTGGCCCGCTTCGGCTCGACCTCGTGCAAGGCGCTGCGGCAGTGCGAGGACTGCCGCGAGCCGTTCGACCACTTCAAGGACCACTGA
- the paaE gene encoding 1,2-phenylacetyl-CoA epoxidase subunit PaaE: MGAPTTTARRPRLAFHPLRVSEVERLTDDAVAVSFEVPEELRGAYDFVPGQHLTLRREIDGEEVRRSYSICAPAGQGRLRVAVRRLDGGAFSEWATRDLRAGDVLDVMTPAGRFGVPFVPGRARHYAAVAAGSGITPVISLVETALAVEAGSRFTLVYGNRTTASVMFLEELADLKDRHPDRLQVVHVLSREPRDAPLLSGRVDADKLRLLLGEVVDPAGVDAWFLCGPAGMVEQARTALSAAGVPDGAVHHELFHVAGAGPATRRERSDAPAGARSTVTAVLDGRSTTLELAEEGEPVLDAVLRVRADAPFACRGGVCGTCRARVVEGTVRMERSYALEESEAAAGYVLTCQSHPTSERVVVDFDQ; this comes from the coding sequence GTGGGCGCCCCGACGACGACCGCCCGGCGCCCGCGCCTGGCGTTCCACCCGCTGCGGGTCTCCGAGGTCGAGCGGCTCACCGACGACGCCGTGGCGGTCTCCTTCGAGGTCCCCGAGGAGCTGAGGGGGGCGTACGACTTCGTGCCCGGCCAGCACCTGACGCTGCGGCGGGAGATCGACGGCGAGGAGGTGCGGCGCAGCTACTCGATCTGCGCCCCCGCGGGGCAGGGCCGGCTGCGGGTGGCGGTGCGGCGCCTCGACGGCGGCGCGTTCAGCGAGTGGGCCACCCGCGACCTGCGCGCCGGCGACGTGCTGGACGTCATGACGCCCGCGGGCCGCTTCGGGGTGCCGTTCGTGCCGGGGCGGGCCCGCCACTACGCCGCCGTGGCGGCGGGCAGCGGCATCACGCCCGTCATCAGCCTGGTCGAGACCGCGCTGGCGGTGGAGGCGGGCAGCCGCTTCACGCTGGTCTACGGCAACCGGACGACGGCCAGCGTGATGTTCCTCGAGGAGCTCGCGGACCTCAAGGACCGCCACCCGGACCGGCTCCAGGTCGTGCACGTGCTCTCGCGCGAGCCCCGGGACGCCCCGCTGCTGTCCGGCCGGGTCGACGCCGACAAGCTGCGGCTGCTGCTCGGCGAGGTCGTGGACCCGGCGGGCGTCGACGCGTGGTTCCTCTGCGGACCCGCCGGCATGGTGGAGCAGGCCCGCACGGCGCTGTCTGCGGCCGGCGTCCCGGACGGCGCCGTGCACCACGAGCTGTTCCACGTGGCCGGCGCGGGGCCCGCGACGCGCCGGGAGCGGTCCGACGCACCCGCGGGGGCGCGCAGCACCGTCACCGCGGTGCTCGACGGGCGCAGCACGACGCTGGAGCTGGCCGAGGAGGGCGAGCCGGTGCTCGACGCGGTCCTGCGCGTGCGGGCCGACGCCCCCTTCGCCTGCCGCGGCGGCGTCTGCGGCACCTGCCGGGCGCGGGTCGTCGAGGGCACGGTGCGGATGGAGCGCTCGTACGCGCTCGAGGAGTCCGAGGCGGCGGCCGGCTACGTGCTCACCTGCCAGTCCCACCCGACGAGCGAGCGGGTCGTCGTGGACTTCGACCAGTGA
- a CDS encoding enoyl-CoA hydratase/isomerase family protein translates to MSGALHVDVREDRVVATIDRPETRNAIDAGLVAELHELCRLLEDEPRPLVLAGGDGVFVSGADIRQLRERRRDDALRGINSGLFDRLARLPLPTVAAVDGHALGGGAELAYACDFRVATPRTRFGNPEAGLGILAAAGATWRLRDLVGEPLAKEVLLAGRVLDAQECLAAHLVTEVVEPADLLPAAHRLVDRVLRSDLLALRLTKLALRVPAGAHPAFDDVAQAVLFETEEKERRMTAFLERRSRP, encoded by the coding sequence GTGAGCGGCGCGCTGCACGTCGACGTGCGCGAGGACCGCGTCGTCGCGACCATCGACCGGCCCGAGACCCGCAACGCCATCGACGCCGGGCTCGTGGCCGAGCTCCACGAGCTCTGCCGCCTGCTCGAGGACGAGCCGCGCCCGCTCGTCCTCGCCGGTGGCGACGGGGTCTTCGTGTCGGGCGCCGACATCCGCCAGCTGCGGGAGCGGCGGCGCGACGACGCCCTGCGCGGCATCAACTCGGGCCTGTTCGACCGGCTCGCCCGGCTGCCCCTGCCCACGGTGGCGGCGGTGGACGGCCACGCCCTCGGCGGCGGTGCGGAGCTCGCGTACGCCTGCGACTTCCGCGTCGCCACGCCCCGCACCCGCTTCGGCAACCCCGAGGCCGGGCTCGGCATCCTCGCCGCGGCGGGCGCGACCTGGCGGCTGCGCGACCTCGTCGGCGAGCCGCTGGCCAAGGAGGTGCTCCTCGCGGGCCGCGTGCTGGACGCGCAGGAGTGCCTGGCCGCGCACCTCGTCACCGAGGTCGTCGAGCCCGCCGACCTGCTCCCCGCGGCGCACCGCCTCGTCGACCGCGTGCTGCGCAGCGACCTGCTGGCCCTGCGCCTGACCAAGCTCGCCCTGCGGGTGCCCGCCGGGGCGCACCCCGCGTTCGACGACGTGGCGCAGGCCGTGCTCTTCGAGACCGAGGAGAAGGAGCGGCGGATGACGGCGTTCCTCGAGCGCAGGTCCCGCCCGTGA
- a CDS encoding 3-hydroxyacyl-CoA dehydrogenase family protein, whose product MSGLPERTGVLGGGRMGSGIAHALLLAGSHVVVAESDEARAAAARERVADAVGASERRGTLPEPVDAVLARLTTGTGAAALAGCGLVVEAVPEDPALKAQVLAALDAVLADDAVLATNTSSLGVGELAAALRPDRAFLGLHFFNPVPASALVEVVAGPGTGDALVERARGWVEALGKTAVVVRDAPGFASSRLGLALGLEAVRMVEEGVASPEDIDAAMVLGYRHPVGPLRLTDLVGLDVRLGIAEHLERTLGPRFAPPALLRDKVARGELGRKTGRGFYEWEDR is encoded by the coding sequence GTGAGCGGGCTGCCGGAGCGCACCGGGGTGCTCGGCGGCGGGCGGATGGGCTCGGGGATCGCCCACGCCCTGCTGCTCGCCGGCTCGCACGTCGTCGTCGCCGAGTCCGACGAGGCGCGGGCGGCCGCGGCGCGCGAGCGGGTGGCCGACGCCGTAGGGGCGAGCGAGCGCCGCGGCACCCTCCCGGAGCCGGTGGACGCCGTGCTCGCCCGCCTCACCACCGGCACGGGCGCCGCGGCGCTCGCGGGGTGCGGCCTCGTCGTCGAGGCCGTCCCGGAGGACCCCGCGCTCAAGGCGCAGGTCCTCGCGGCGCTGGACGCGGTCCTGGCGGACGACGCCGTCCTGGCGACCAACACGTCCTCCCTCGGCGTCGGCGAGCTGGCAGCCGCTCTCCGCCCGGACCGCGCTTTCCTCGGGCTGCACTTCTTCAACCCCGTGCCCGCCAGCGCCCTCGTCGAGGTCGTCGCGGGCCCCGGCACCGGCGACGCGCTCGTCGAGCGGGCCCGCGGGTGGGTCGAGGCCCTGGGCAAGACCGCCGTGGTGGTCCGCGACGCGCCCGGCTTCGCGAGCAGCCGGCTCGGCCTCGCCCTCGGGCTCGAGGCCGTGCGGATGGTCGAGGAGGGCGTCGCGAGCCCCGAGGACATCGACGCGGCGATGGTGCTGGGCTACCGGCACCCCGTCGGGCCGCTGCGCCTCACCGACCTCGTCGGGCTCGACGTGCGCCTCGGCATCGCCGAGCACCTCGAGCGCACGCTCGGCCCGCGCTTCGCCCCGCCCGCGCTGCTGCGCGACAAGGTGGCCCGGGGCGAGCTGGGCCGCAAGACCGGCAGGGGCTTCTACGAGTGGGAGGACCGATGA
- the paaZ gene encoding phenylacetic acid degradation bifunctional protein PaaZ: MSTTAVRDVAAVESFVAGRWTAPRGETTTLLDAATSEPVARIAATPVDAATAVEHGRAVGGPALRALTFHERALLLKQLAQHLQGRKDLFYELSARTGATRRDSLVDVDGGIGVLFTYGSKGRRELPGGHVLLDGPAEPLGRGGQFVGQHVYTPRRGVALQVNAFNFPVWGMLEKLAPAFLAGVPTVVKPAQQTAYLTEAVVREALASGLLPEGSLQLLAGGARGVLDVLGDQDLVAFTGSAATAQALRTHEAVLRGGVRFTSEADSLNFSLLGPDAVPGTPEFDLFVRQLVTEMTAKAGQKCTAIRRALVPSALVDAVVGAVEARVAEKVRVGHPQADGVTMGALVSLRQRDEVRSRVGDLQRSARLAVGDPARFDVTGADADRGAFLPPLLLVAEDPWRPEVHEVEAFGPVSTVVGYASTAEAVELAARGRGSLVGSVVSNDPGVVRDVVLGVAPWHGRVLVLDRDSAGESTGHGSPLPHLTHGGPGRAGDGEELGGVRAVRHFMQRTALQGSPRALSAVTGTWVPGAPRRTPQRHPFQLSLAELRVGDSVESGPRTVTLEDIDRFTELSGDRFYAHTDDEAARANPFFEGRVAHGYFLVSLAAGLFVEPSPGPVLANYGLEDLRFLTPVSPGDAVRVVLTAKSIAPRVDADYGEVRWDARLLNQRDELVATYDVLTLVAKQR; the protein is encoded by the coding sequence ATGAGCACCACCGCCGTCCGCGACGTCGCCGCCGTCGAGAGCTTCGTCGCCGGGCGCTGGACCGCGCCGCGGGGCGAGACGACGACGCTGCTCGACGCCGCGACGTCCGAGCCGGTCGCGCGGATCGCCGCCACGCCGGTCGACGCCGCCACCGCCGTCGAGCACGGCCGCGCCGTCGGGGGCCCGGCCCTGCGGGCCCTCACCTTCCACGAGCGGGCGCTGCTGCTCAAGCAGCTCGCGCAGCACCTGCAGGGGCGCAAGGACCTGTTCTACGAGCTCTCCGCGCGCACCGGCGCGACGCGCCGCGACTCGCTCGTCGACGTCGACGGCGGCATCGGGGTGCTCTTCACGTACGGCTCGAAGGGCCGGCGCGAGCTGCCCGGCGGGCACGTGCTCCTCGACGGGCCCGCCGAGCCGCTGGGCCGGGGCGGGCAGTTCGTCGGGCAGCACGTCTACACGCCGCGGCGCGGGGTGGCGCTGCAGGTCAACGCCTTCAACTTCCCGGTCTGGGGGATGCTCGAGAAGCTCGCCCCGGCGTTCCTCGCCGGCGTGCCGACCGTCGTGAAGCCGGCCCAGCAGACGGCGTACCTCACCGAGGCGGTCGTGCGGGAGGCGCTGGCCAGCGGCCTGCTCCCCGAGGGGAGCCTGCAGCTGCTCGCGGGAGGGGCGCGCGGGGTGCTCGACGTGCTCGGCGACCAGGACCTCGTCGCGTTCACGGGGTCGGCCGCGACCGCGCAGGCGCTGCGCACCCACGAGGCCGTCCTGCGCGGCGGCGTGCGCTTCACCTCCGAGGCCGACTCGCTGAACTTCTCGCTGCTCGGGCCCGACGCGGTGCCCGGCACCCCCGAGTTCGACCTCTTCGTGCGCCAGCTCGTCACCGAGATGACGGCCAAGGCGGGGCAGAAGTGCACCGCGATCCGCCGCGCCCTCGTGCCGAGCGCGCTCGTGGACGCGGTCGTGGGGGCGGTGGAGGCGCGGGTCGCCGAGAAGGTGCGGGTCGGCCACCCGCAGGCCGACGGGGTCACCATGGGGGCCCTCGTCAGCCTCCGGCAGCGCGACGAGGTCCGGTCGCGGGTCGGCGACCTGCAGCGCTCGGCCCGGCTGGCCGTCGGCGACCCCGCGCGCTTCGACGTCACGGGCGCGGACGCCGACCGCGGCGCGTTCCTGCCGCCGCTGCTCCTCGTGGCCGAGGACCCGTGGCGCCCGGAGGTGCACGAGGTCGAGGCGTTCGGGCCGGTGAGCACCGTGGTCGGCTACGCCAGCACCGCCGAGGCGGTCGAGCTCGCCGCCCGCGGCCGCGGCAGCCTCGTCGGCTCGGTCGTCTCGAACGACCCCGGGGTCGTCCGCGACGTCGTGCTCGGCGTCGCCCCCTGGCACGGGCGGGTGCTCGTGCTCGACCGCGACAGCGCCGGCGAGTCGACCGGCCACGGGTCGCCGCTGCCGCACCTCACCCACGGCGGGCCAGGCCGGGCCGGCGACGGCGAGGAGCTCGGCGGCGTACGGGCCGTGCGGCACTTCATGCAGCGCACCGCCCTGCAGGGCTCGCCGCGCGCTCTGTCCGCCGTCACCGGCACCTGGGTGCCGGGTGCGCCGCGCCGGACCCCGCAGCGGCACCCGTTCCAGCTCTCGCTCGCCGAGCTGCGGGTCGGCGACAGCGTCGAGTCCGGGCCGCGGACCGTCACGCTCGAGGACATCGACCGGTTCACCGAGCTGTCGGGGGACCGCTTCTACGCCCACACGGACGACGAGGCCGCACGCGCGAACCCCTTCTTCGAGGGGCGCGTCGCGCACGGCTACTTCCTCGTCTCGCTGGCCGCGGGGCTCTTCGTCGAGCCCTCGCCGGGCCCGGTGCTCGCGAACTACGGCCTGGAGGACCTGCGCTTCCTCACCCCGGTGAGCCCGGGCGACGCGGTGCGCGTCGTCCTCACCGCCAAGAGCATCGCCCCGCGGGTGGACGCCGACTACGGCGAGGTGCGCTGGGACGCGCGGCTGCTCAACCAGCGCGACGAGCTCGTGGCCACGTACGACGTGCTCACCCTCGTGGCCAAGCAGCGCTGA